One window of Nostoc sp. C052 genomic DNA carries:
- the pstS gene encoding phosphate ABC transporter substrate-binding protein PstS, with translation MLLRLSAIKTHRLTGSISVLALTISLAACGGQQTPDSTATKETPSGTATDTTASSPAKLDLGGTVKLTGAGASFPAPLYDTWFTDLNKKYPNLQVDYASVGSGAGVEQFIKGTVDFGASDVAMKDEEIQKVPADKGVILLPVTAGSIVLSYNLPDVPELKLPRAVYADILLGKIKSWDDAQIAKANPGAKLPKEAITVVYRSDGSGTTGVFTKHLSAISPEWKSKVGEGKTVNWPVGVGAKGNEGVTAQIQQTQGSIGYVEYGYAKQNSLKFAALENKAGKFIVPSEESASKTLESVTLPPDLRAFISDPEGADSYPIVTYTWILAYKKYPNAAKAKAIEAAIEYALTDGQKQATALGYVPLPANVITKVAAAADQISPEYKISVASGSSASK, from the coding sequence ATGCTCTTACGTCTTAGTGCAATAAAAACTCATCGCCTCACAGGTTCAATTTCAGTGTTAGCACTGACAATCAGCCTAGCAGCTTGTGGCGGACAGCAAACACCAGATAGTACAGCCACCAAGGAAACGCCTTCTGGCACTGCTACAGATACTACTGCCTCTAGCCCAGCTAAATTAGACCTTGGCGGAACCGTAAAGTTAACTGGGGCTGGTGCGTCTTTCCCTGCACCACTATACGATACCTGGTTTACAGATTTAAATAAAAAATATCCAAATCTGCAAGTTGACTATGCATCAGTTGGTAGCGGTGCTGGAGTTGAGCAATTTATCAAAGGCACTGTAGACTTTGGTGCTAGTGATGTGGCGATGAAGGATGAAGAAATCCAGAAAGTACCAGCAGATAAGGGCGTAATTTTACTGCCTGTGACTGCTGGTAGCATCGTGCTAAGTTACAACTTGCCTGATGTTCCAGAACTCAAGCTTCCACGAGCCGTTTACGCTGATATTTTACTAGGCAAAATCAAATCTTGGGATGATGCCCAAATTGCCAAGGCTAACCCAGGTGCAAAACTTCCGAAGGAAGCCATCACAGTTGTTTATCGTTCCGATGGTAGCGGAACTACAGGCGTGTTTACCAAACACCTCAGCGCTATTAGCCCGGAGTGGAAGAGTAAAGTTGGTGAGGGCAAAACTGTCAACTGGCCTGTGGGAGTTGGTGCTAAGGGTAATGAGGGTGTTACCGCCCAAATTCAACAAACTCAAGGTTCTATTGGTTATGTCGAGTACGGCTATGCCAAACAAAATAGTCTCAAGTTTGCTGCTTTAGAAAACAAGGCTGGTAAGTTTATTGTACCTAGTGAAGAGTCAGCCTCTAAAACTCTGGAATCAGTAACTTTACCTCCAGACCTCCGCGCCTTCATTTCTGATCCCGAAGGGGCTGATTCCTATCCAATCGTTACTTACACCTGGATTTTGGCTTACAAGAAATATCCTAATGCCGCAAAAGCTAAGGCGATCGAAGCTGCGATCGAATACGCTTTAACTGATGGTCAGAAACAGGCTACTGCACTAGGGTATGTTCCTCTACCTGCAAACGTCATCACAAAGGTAGCGGCGGCGGCTGACCAAATTAGTCCAGAGTATAAAATTTCTGTCGCCAGTGGTAGTAGCGCTAGCAAGTAA
- the pstC gene encoding phosphate ABC transporter permease subunit PstC: MTTNSQNLSSAMKNRSGAEKSLDQGFIWLTKIFAFGVAGTLLWIGSQVAIGSWPAIQKFGAGFLVNTTWNPVNDSYGVLPQIYGTLLSSFIGLLIAVPIGVGTAIVLSEDFLPAKVKLVLVFAVELLAAIPSVVYGVWGIFVLVPILTNLGKWLNGYFGWLPFFSTSPTGPGMLPAGVILAIMTLPIITALSRDALISVPPSLRQASIGLGATRWETILQVLIPAAFSGIVSAVMLGLGRAMGETMAVTMLIGNSNNISLSLLAPANTISSLLANQFSEASGLQVAALMYAALVLFFLTLVVNILAELIVMRVKRI, from the coding sequence ATGACTACAAATTCTCAAAATCTGTCATCAGCGATGAAAAATCGCTCTGGCGCAGAAAAGTCCCTAGATCAGGGTTTTATTTGGCTGACTAAAATTTTCGCCTTTGGCGTTGCTGGTACTTTATTATGGATCGGGTCACAGGTTGCAATTGGCTCTTGGCCTGCTATTCAAAAGTTTGGTGCTGGCTTTTTAGTCAACACTACTTGGAACCCGGTTAATGATAGCTATGGGGTGCTACCTCAAATCTATGGAACTCTCTTGAGTTCTTTTATTGGCCTGCTGATTGCAGTACCAATTGGGGTTGGTACTGCGATTGTCCTAAGTGAAGATTTTTTACCTGCGAAAGTGAAGCTGGTACTGGTTTTCGCAGTAGAACTACTTGCAGCTATTCCCAGCGTTGTCTACGGCGTGTGGGGGATTTTTGTTTTGGTACCAATCTTAACCAACTTGGGAAAATGGCTTAATGGTTACTTTGGCTGGCTGCCATTTTTTAGCACTTCTCCTACAGGCCCAGGGATGTTACCCGCGGGAGTCATTTTAGCGATTATGACTTTGCCTATTATCACAGCTTTATCCCGCGATGCCCTGATTTCTGTACCTCCTAGTTTGCGGCAAGCCTCTATAGGGCTCGGAGCAACCCGCTGGGAAACAATTTTGCAAGTTCTGATCCCAGCAGCCTTTTCGGGGATAGTTAGTGCTGTGATGCTAGGACTCGGCCGGGCAATGGGGGAAACAATGGCTGTCACGATGTTAATTGGCAACTCCAACAACATCAGTCTCTCTCTTTTAGCACCAGCCAATACGATTTCTTCTCTACTGGCAAATCAATTCTCAGAAGCTAGTGGCTTGCAAGTTGCGGCTTTAATGTACGCGGCTTTAGTTCTATTTTTCTTGACACTGGTAGTCAATATTCTGGCAGAGTTGATCGTTATGAGAGTCAAGCGAATATAG
- the pstA gene encoding phosphate ABC transporter permease PstA, producing MTSNFPERSLTRSPMSQRTLFNTVMTVVAFTCGVLALLPLLAVLSYVIIKGFSSLNLAVFVELPPKALQKGGGFGNAILGTLVMVGIAALISIPFGVLGAIYITEFSSARVARWVRFAANVLSGVPSIIAGVFAYGIVVLTLVKLNLGSYSALGGGFALAILMLPIILRTTDEALQLVSQDLRQASVGLGATNFQTVSQVVLPAALPAIVTGATLAIARASGETAPLLFTALFSNFWPDSLFQPTASLAVLVYKYAISPFKNWQSLAWAASLILVLMVLITSIIARWATRKKA from the coding sequence ATGACTTCTAATTTTCCAGAGCGCAGTTTAACTCGCTCCCCCATGTCTCAAAGGACACTGTTTAATACAGTGATGACCGTAGTTGCATTTACCTGCGGAGTATTGGCTCTTTTACCTTTGCTAGCAGTACTTTCTTACGTTATTATTAAAGGCTTTAGCAGTCTGAATCTGGCCGTGTTTGTCGAACTCCCACCCAAAGCTCTACAAAAGGGAGGAGGCTTTGGTAATGCAATTTTAGGCACACTAGTAATGGTAGGAATTGCTGCCTTGATTAGCATCCCCTTTGGAGTTTTGGGGGCGATTTACATTACAGAATTTAGTTCAGCGAGAGTTGCTAGATGGGTACGTTTTGCAGCTAACGTATTGAGTGGAGTCCCCTCGATTATTGCTGGGGTATTTGCTTATGGGATTGTAGTTTTAACACTGGTAAAATTGAACTTAGGATCGTATTCAGCTCTTGGTGGAGGGTTTGCACTGGCAATTTTGATGTTGCCCATTATTCTGAGAACGACTGATGAAGCGTTGCAGTTAGTATCGCAAGATTTGCGACAAGCTTCTGTAGGGTTGGGAGCGACTAACTTTCAAACGGTAAGTCAAGTAGTTTTACCAGCAGCCTTACCAGCTATTGTAACTGGGGCAACGCTAGCGATCGCCAGAGCATCTGGAGAAACCGCACCATTGCTATTTACTGCTTTATTTTCTAACTTTTGGCCAGATAGCTTATTCCAACCAACAGCTTCTCTGGCTGTCTTGGTTTACAAATATGCTATTTCCCCATTTAAAAATTGGCAATCTCTAGCTTGGGCAGCATCTTTGATTTTGGTATTGATGGTTCTAATCACAAGTATCATTGCTCGCTGGGCAACTCGCAAAAAAGCTTAG
- the pstB gene encoding phosphate ABC transporter ATP-binding protein PstB gives MATNTRTVNDTETVLRTENLNIYYGKFLALQNIWLDIPKNQVTAFIGPSGCGKSTLLRCYNRLNDLIESFRAEGKILFYDKNLYAPDIDPVEVRRRIGMVFQRPNPFPKSIHDNITFGAKINGYKGDFDELVESSLKKAALWDEVKDKLHQSGSSLSGGQQQRLCIARAIAVQPEIILMDEPCSALDPISTLRVEELIHELKEQYTIVIVTHNMQQAARVSDKTAFFNVRTSEKGTRSGYMVEYDATELIFNNPKQEETRDYVSGKFG, from the coding sequence ATGGCTACCAACACTAGGACAGTGAATGACACTGAAACCGTTTTACGCACTGAAAATCTCAATATTTACTACGGCAAGTTTTTAGCCTTACAGAATATTTGGCTAGATATACCAAAAAATCAGGTGACAGCTTTTATCGGCCCTTCTGGTTGTGGTAAAAGTACATTGTTGCGATGCTATAACCGCCTCAATGACTTGATTGAGTCATTTCGGGCAGAAGGTAAGATACTTTTTTACGATAAAAATTTGTATGCACCCGATATCGACCCTGTAGAAGTGCGTCGGAGAATTGGGATGGTGTTTCAAAGACCAAACCCATTTCCCAAGTCAATTCATGACAATATTACTTTTGGAGCTAAAATCAACGGCTACAAAGGTGATTTCGATGAATTGGTAGAAAGCAGTCTCAAAAAAGCAGCTTTGTGGGATGAAGTCAAGGATAAACTACATCAAAGTGGCTCGTCTTTATCTGGTGGACAACAACAGAGATTATGTATTGCTCGTGCGATCGCAGTCCAACCTGAAATTATACTCATGGATGAGCCTTGCTCCGCTCTTGACCCCATTTCCACTTTACGTGTTGAAGAACTGATTCACGAACTTAAAGAGCAATATACGATCGTCATTGTCACCCATAACATGCAGCAAGCAGCACGTGTTTCTGATAAGACAGCCTTTTTTAATGTTCGGACTTCAGAGAAAGGAACCCGTAGCGGCTATATGGTAGAGTATGATGCAACAGAATTAATTTTCAACAATCCTAAGCAAGAAGAAACCAGAGATTACGTCAGTGGCAAATTTGGATAA
- a CDS encoding Uma2 family endonuclease, protein MNQPISERVRWTTADLELFPDNGNRYEIIDGELFVTKAPHWKHQKTCVRISTSLDNWSQTTGLGEVVTAPGIIFGDNDNVIPDVVWASNERLPLLLDEAGHLTGAPELVVEVLSAGSENEKRDRELKLKLYSSRGVREYWIVDWRKQQVEVYRREQASLKLVATLFNGDQLSSPILPNFTCAIAQVFK, encoded by the coding sequence ATGAACCAGCCGATATCTGAGAGAGTGCGCTGGACTACCGCCGATTTAGAGTTGTTTCCAGATAACGGGAATCGCTATGAAATTATTGACGGAGAATTGTTTGTGACTAAAGCGCCCCACTGGAAGCATCAAAAAACTTGTGTCAGAATTAGTACTTCCTTGGATAACTGGTCACAAACTACTGGTCTGGGAGAAGTTGTGACGGCTCCAGGAATAATTTTTGGCGACAATGATAATGTTATTCCCGATGTTGTCTGGGCTAGCAACGAGAGATTACCCCTACTTTTAGACGAAGCGGGGCATTTGACTGGTGCGCCAGAACTGGTTGTAGAGGTGCTATCTGCTGGTAGTGAAAACGAAAAACGGGACAGAGAACTAAAACTTAAGCTCTACTCATCACGAGGAGTCAGAGAATATTGGATTGTAGATTGGCGTAAGCAACAGGTGGAAGTATATCGACGCGAACAAGCGAGTTTAAAATTAGTTGCTACGTTATTCAATGGCGATCAATTGAGTTCACCCATATTACCTAATTTTACTTGTGCGATCGCACAAGTATTTAAATAA
- a CDS encoding type II toxin-antitoxin system RelE/ParE family toxin — translation MNWTWELYQDVNGEIPKDLLAFFIRMIPEEEQPENPPKPLLSPSETRRLQVNLGYLCNKGLASLTSGIFEKLEDDLYELRMTKSEHNPRFILTAATPQRFVVLRAFMKKYDNAIKDRDKEPARVRLRELQQREN, via the coding sequence GTGAATTGGACTTGGGAACTTTATCAAGATGTCAATGGAGAAATCCCCAAAGATTTGCTTGCTTTTTTCATTAGGATGATTCCTGAAGAGGAGCAACCAGAAAATCCACCAAAGCCATTACTGAGTCCTTCAGAAACTAGGCGTTTGCAAGTTAACCTTGGCTACCTGTGTAATAAAGGACTCGCATCACTCACCAGTGGCATCTTTGAGAAACTCGAAGATGACCTGTATGAGTTACGTATGACCAAGAGCGAACATAATCCACGGTTTATATTAACGGCTGCTACTCCTCAACGGTTTGTAGTGCTGCGCGCTTTTATGAAGAAATATGACAACGCTATTAAAGATAGAGACAAAGAGCCTGCAAGAGTAAGATTACGTGAATTGCAGCAGAGGGAAAATTGA
- a CDS encoding helix-turn-helix domain-containing protein produces the protein MKKPNFQTWLQQKVSDDPEVILAGKLEYLRLYLTDAMREIRNKAGLTQAQLAQKLGVKQAAVSKLESALKEHELESVLHYLHTLGADLLVAVKQGDDLYQASDNEGVLLVDVPDVVFQKALAANMSVREYVRVAVEKFSGEDDGLRTALVKLLESDDLVAVKVRARLGSRTIQEVAVELKKCLSLSEEDRIFAVKNVLAANVACGESNRGSSDEVDEIELLDLAEELLEKLADI, from the coding sequence ATGAAAAAACCTAATTTTCAAACTTGGTTGCAGCAGAAGGTAAGCGACGATCCAGAAGTGATTCTGGCGGGAAAGTTAGAGTATCTGCGTCTATATCTTACTGATGCGATGCGGGAAATACGTAATAAAGCAGGATTGACTCAGGCACAGTTAGCCCAAAAACTGGGAGTGAAGCAAGCGGCTGTGTCCAAGTTGGAGTCGGCATTAAAGGAACATGAGTTGGAATCAGTGTTGCACTATTTACATACCTTGGGTGCAGATTTGCTGGTAGCCGTCAAACAAGGTGATGACTTATATCAAGCTAGTGATAACGAAGGTGTGTTGCTGGTAGATGTACCAGATGTAGTTTTCCAAAAAGCATTGGCGGCAAACATGAGCGTGCGGGAATATGTGCGTGTCGCTGTTGAGAAGTTTTCTGGTGAGGATGATGGACTGAGAACAGCTTTGGTAAAACTACTTGAAAGTGACGATTTGGTGGCGGTGAAAGTAAGAGCGCGTTTAGGTTCAAGAACAATCCAAGAAGTTGCTGTAGAGTTGAAAAAATGTTTGAGTCTATCTGAAGAAGATAGGATTTTTGCTGTGAAAAATGTTTTGGCTGCTAATGTGGCGTGTGGAGAAAGTAATCGTGGAAGTAGTGATGAAGTTGATGAGATTGAGTTGTTGGATTTGGCTGAAGAATTACTAGAAAAGTTGGCAGATATTTAG
- a CDS encoding CHAT domain-containing protein: MAKGFGTQKQKKGRQNHKYYLDFLLEVLQVTHNSNGNFQAISSLLQTNLNKLDDKLIKVWRSWALNTLSRVDTEKAYAMAVDIVNFSNFIQDFSLGFPAINLEIAIVGYQMVESVFSHKVYQEEWATAQNSLGNAYCRRLRGERAKNLETAIICYQNALQVYNHKKFPERWADIQSNLGNAYLDRIRGDRFDNLETAIICYQNALQVYNREKFPERWADTQSNLGNAYLERSYGDQFENLGMSIICYQNALEIYNQHTFPQRWAGIKINLGNAYCKMIGIDRADNIEQAIKSYELALQVFTRYFFPQYWAKIQDNLGNAYCNRIYGDKVQNLESAICYYEQALEVRTIEDFPEEWASTQNNLGAAYRDKGQIDEAIEQFKSALKVYTHTAFPIMCVNSASNLANMTFNAELWSEAMQGYSIAIEAVETSRTWAKSELHRQEILAKSIGIYQNMVQACINAGQIEKAFEYSERSRSKRLVDLMASYNLSQGEEIPPKVQELLQQYEELQQQIDQERQSHKSENSRSETRAAWEAYNEAIASLETQKQQVWENLRREDPVLAGEIQVNPLSLSEIQRLIDQPNTAILSFYTTNSDTHIFVVQQNQIALHTCTGQGLNTLQGWINQNWLLPYMNDSQKWETQINSILHELAERLQISELISEHLQGIEELILVPHLLLHQIPFAALPTGEYQEYLGDKFLIRYTPSCQILEFCQQRDIVGTFNDISLQYGTVEDAEDNLPCARFEGEKLAKMYNIPPENRLIGSSQATSNNYRQLAQQVQVLHSCHHAQSRLDNPLESQLKLADGSITLGQLMTPNWRLPQLVEVFLSCCETNLGIPSLTDDIFTLSTGFLCAGARSVVSTLWSVNDLATALFSIFYYQQRQEGRNRPEALQKAQIKLRELKKEEFLRWEDIKKLYNHAKTEYEEAQNKRSQYKRGSAEWLKWTQKFINYRKLKNQIEVLENSIEQFPFSHPHYWAAFICYGLR; this comes from the coding sequence ATGGCAAAAGGATTCGGTACTCAAAAACAAAAAAAAGGAAGACAAAACCACAAATACTATCTCGATTTCTTGCTTGAGGTATTGCAGGTAACACACAACAGCAACGGGAACTTCCAGGCAATCTCTTCATTACTGCAAACTAACCTGAACAAACTGGATGATAAGCTGATTAAAGTCTGGCGAAGTTGGGCATTAAATACTCTGTCTAGAGTAGATACAGAAAAAGCATATGCAATGGCAGTAGATATTGTCAACTTCAGCAATTTTATTCAGGATTTTTCCTTGGGGTTTCCAGCTATTAATTTGGAAATTGCTATCGTTGGCTACCAAATGGTTGAAAGTGTTTTCAGCCACAAAGTATATCAAGAAGAATGGGCTACTGCCCAAAACAGTCTGGGCAATGCATACTGTAGAAGGCTACGTGGAGAACGAGCCAAAAATTTGGAGACAGCGATTATTTGCTATCAGAATGCCTTACAAGTGTATAACCATAAAAAATTTCCGGAAAGGTGGGCAGATATACAAAGTAATTTAGGAAATGCCTATCTTGACAGAATTCGTGGTGATCGATTCGATAATTTAGAAACTGCTATCATTTGCTATCAAAATGCCTTGCAAGTGTACAACCGGGAAAAATTTCCGGAAAGGTGGGCAGATACACAGAGTAATTTGGGAAATGCCTATCTTGAAAGAAGTTACGGCGATCAATTCGAGAATTTGGGTATGTCGATTATTTGCTATCAAAATGCTTTGGAAATATATAATCAGCATACATTTCCTCAAAGATGGGCCGGAATTAAAATCAATCTGGGCAATGCCTACTGCAAGATGATTGGTATTGATAGAGCGGATAATATTGAACAAGCTATCAAAAGTTACGAATTAGCATTGCAAGTATTTACACGATATTTCTTTCCCCAATATTGGGCGAAAATCCAAGATAATTTGGGCAATGCTTACTGTAATCGGATTTATGGCGATAAGGTACAAAATCTAGAATCAGCTATCTGCTATTATGAACAAGCGTTGGAAGTTCGTACAATAGAAGATTTTCCCGAAGAATGGGCAAGCACGCAAAATAATTTAGGTGCTGCCTACCGTGATAAAGGACAAATTGATGAGGCAATAGAGCAGTTTAAGTCAGCACTAAAAGTCTACACACATACTGCATTTCCGATTATGTGCGTCAACTCTGCATCTAATCTAGCTAATATGACCTTTAACGCGGAATTATGGTCAGAAGCTATGCAGGGCTATAGTATTGCCATTGAAGCCGTAGAAACCAGCCGTACTTGGGCAAAATCTGAATTACACCGTCAAGAAATTCTGGCGAAATCTATTGGTATCTACCAAAACATGGTGCAAGCTTGCATCAATGCTGGACAAATAGAAAAAGCTTTTGAATACTCCGAGCGATCGCGTTCCAAACGCCTGGTAGACTTAATGGCAAGCTACAACCTCTCTCAAGGCGAAGAAATTCCCCCAAAAGTCCAAGAATTATTGCAGCAGTATGAAGAACTGCAACAGCAAATTGACCAAGAACGCCAAAGCCATAAATCTGAAAATAGCCGTAGTGAAACACGTGCTGCTTGGGAAGCTTATAATGAAGCGATCGCATCTTTAGAAACCCAAAAACAACAAGTTTGGGAAAATCTCAGACGCGAAGATCCCGTATTAGCTGGCGAAATTCAAGTTAACCCCCTCAGTTTGTCAGAAATTCAAAGGCTAATTGATCAACCAAATACAGCTATCCTCAGTTTCTACACTACCAACAGCGACACCCATATTTTTGTCGTCCAGCAAAACCAGATTGCTCTCCACACCTGCACAGGACAAGGCTTAAATACGTTGCAAGGGTGGATTAACCAGAATTGGTTATTGCCTTATATGAATGATTCCCAAAAATGGGAAACTCAAATTAATAGTATTCTCCACGAACTAGCTGAACGCCTACAAATATCTGAACTCATATCTGAACATCTTCAAGGAATAGAAGAATTAATTTTAGTCCCTCATCTGTTACTACATCAGATTCCCTTCGCCGCTTTGCCTACAGGAGAATATCAGGAATATTTAGGAGATAAATTTCTCATTCGTTATACCCCAAGCTGCCAAATTTTAGAATTTTGTCAACAACGTGATATTGTAGGTACATTTAATGATATATCTCTACAATATGGAACTGTGGAAGATGCCGAAGATAACCTTCCCTGTGCCAGATTTGAAGGCGAAAAACTCGCCAAAATGTATAACATTCCACCAGAAAATAGATTAATTGGCAGCAGTCAAGCTACCTCTAACAACTATCGACAATTAGCACAACAAGTTCAAGTACTTCATTCCTGCCATCATGCCCAATCTCGCCTCGATAATCCCTTAGAATCACAGTTAAAATTAGCTGATGGTAGCATCACCTTGGGGCAGTTGATGACACCAAACTGGCGTTTACCTCAACTTGTAGAAGTGTTTCTGTCTTGCTGCGAAACTAATTTGGGTATTCCTTCTCTAACTGATGATATTTTTACTCTCTCCACAGGCTTTTTGTGTGCGGGTGCTAGAAGCGTAGTTAGTACTTTGTGGTCAGTCAATGATTTAGCTACAGCATTATTTTCCATTTTTTATTATCAGCAGCGACAAGAAGGTAGAAACCGTCCTGAAGCATTACAGAAAGCACAAATCAAACTGCGTGAACTTAAAAAAGAAGAATTCTTGAGGTGGGAGGATATTAAAAAACTATACAATCACGCAAAAACTGAATATGAAGAAGCGCAGAATAAAAGAAGCCAATACAAACGAGGTTCCGCAGAGTGGTTAAAATGGACTCAGAAATTTATAAACTACCGGAAGCTTAAAAATCAGATTGAGGTGCTAGAAAATTCCATAGAGCAATTCCCCTTTTCACATCCTCACTACTGGGCTGCTTTTATTTGCTACGGTTTACGGTGA
- a CDS encoding glyoxalase-like domain protein → MVIAASVISFLVSPLTLGSFLPSLPLDSLFSTQGIMVMLLAAYAGAMWMFLTSAPKVHTVMVSDLEIARQLYEGLLDLPAAEVPLHYYYNYEQTIGATGIDPLYMSTGPSLSGKMMNNANDGLWYQLKKNTQLHVITGASLGSKNQQRHVCFDHDCLEMILMRVETRGLKLKIRNHKPLNFLVKDYEGRVIEVAEVAN, encoded by the coding sequence ATGGTTATAGCAGCTAGTGTGATATCGTTTCTGGTCAGTCCCCTTACTTTAGGCTCCTTTCTGCCTTCCCTGCCCTTGGATAGCCTATTTTCCACCCAAGGCATTATGGTAATGCTGCTAGCAGCTTACGCTGGTGCAATGTGGATGTTTCTCACCAGTGCGCCAAAAGTACACACTGTAATGGTGTCAGATTTGGAAATTGCCCGACAGTTGTATGAAGGGCTGCTAGATTTGCCGGCAGCTGAAGTGCCATTGCACTACTACTACAACTACGAACAAACTATAGGCGCAACTGGCATCGATCCGCTATATATGTCTACTGGGCCGAGCTTGTCTGGTAAAATGATGAATAATGCCAACGATGGGCTGTGGTATCAATTGAAGAAAAACACCCAGCTACACGTTATTACTGGCGCAAGCTTAGGTAGCAAAAATCAGCAACGCCACGTTTGTTTTGACCACGACTGCCTGGAAATGATTTTAATGCGAGTCGAAACGCGCGGTTTGAAATTGAAGATTCGTAACCACAAACCCCTGAATTTTTTAGTCAAGGACTATGAAGGGCGGGTTATTGAGGTAGCTGAGGTAGCGAATTAG
- a CDS encoding sigma-70 family RNA polymerase sigma factor, with amino-acid sequence MQIPHFTEANHPLVKSLFHHSDHELLTLFQRYPDAGKYFTVIFCRYSPIVYTLIRHSARSPVQADYLFALTWRHIYYELGGLKLTDSESGEEALTMQNWLINMTAFCINEIKLPPTEAIHYSLQATSPPLWCYVEQALDQLPPILRLIVLMSQTFHWSETRIAAYLQAEGEAIAPSVVANFLQEGYRMLEDKLPADIRAIYFGEDFA; translated from the coding sequence ATGCAAATTCCTCATTTTACGGAAGCTAATCACCCGCTAGTGAAGTCGCTCTTCCATCACAGTGACCATGAACTACTGACTCTGTTTCAGCGCTATCCAGATGCCGGAAAGTACTTTACGGTAATTTTTTGCCGCTATAGCCCTATAGTCTATACCTTAATTCGGCATTCGGCGCGATCGCCTGTGCAAGCAGATTATCTGTTTGCCCTCACTTGGCGACATATCTATTACGAACTCGGTGGACTTAAATTAACTGACTCTGAATCCGGCGAGGAAGCCTTAACCATGCAAAATTGGTTAATTAATATGACAGCTTTCTGTATTAACGAGATTAAATTACCACCCACAGAAGCAATTCATTATTCTCTGCAAGCGACTTCGCCACCGCTATGGTGCTATGTAGAACAGGCGTTAGACCAACTACCACCAATTTTACGATTAATCGTGTTAATGTCTCAAACTTTCCACTGGAGCGAAACTAGAATCGCTGCCTATCTCCAAGCCGAAGGAGAAGCGATCGCTCCGAGTGTTGTAGCCAATTTTCTTCAGGAAGGCTATCGTATGCTAGAGGACAAATTACCCGCAGATATCCGCGCTATCTACTTTGGGGAAGATTTCGCTTAA